The nucleotide sequence GCTCGGGCACGAGGTCGAGCAGCAAAAGCACAGGATGCACTCGTAGAGCCCGTCGAGCTTGGCGCGGTCGTCGTGGGTCTGCTCCCACTCCTTTTCCGGCGCCGGCGTCACCGTCTTCAGCCACGGATCGATGGCGGCGTGCTGGGCGTAGATCGCGGTGAGGTCGGGCACCAGATCCTTCACCACCGGCATGTGCGGCAGCGGATAGATCTTGATGACGCCCTTCACCTCGTCCATGCCCTTGGTGCAGGCCAGGGTGTTGACGCCGTCGATATTCATCGCGCACGAGCCGCAGATGCCCTCGCGGCATGAGCGACGGAAGGTCAGGGTCGGGTCGACCTTGTTCTTGATCCAGATCAGCCCGTCGAGCACCATCGGCCCGCAATCGCCGCGGTCGACGTAATAGGTGTCGATGCGCGGATTGTGGCCGTCCTCGGGATCCCAGCGGTAGATGCGCAGCTCGGTGAGGTTGACCGCACCCTTGGGGTGCGGCCACACCTTGCCCTGCTTGACCTTGGAGTTCTTCGGCAGCGTGAACTGGACCATCATCAAACCTATTTAGATCGCGACTTAATCTTCATCTTCAAGGGCTACTTTGAGGTCATTGTTTTCCTCAATGCGCAGCATCCTGATGTCGCGAACAGCCGGTGTGAACCACGGGAATTTTTTCGCTAACCGTTGTACTACCCGAACGCATTTCACAGCGTCGACGGTTTCGTCTCCGAAGTACGCACTTCCCTGTTTCCATTCGAAGCCTCGCGACGTCAAATAGTTCCTGACATCAGCGTAAGCATTGTTCCAGGACTGGTTAGGGTAAGTTTGCTTTAAGATTTCGGTGTCGAAATCGAACACGATCGCGTACACTCGCCCCCCCCTTGGTCTATTGTGTCCGATGCCGACCGCTGTAGC is from Blastochloris viridis and encodes:
- a CDS encoding virulence factor — translated: MYAIVFDFDTEILKQTYPNQSWNNAYADVRNYLTSRGFEWKQGSAYFGDETVDAVKCVRVVQRLAKKFPWFTPAVRDIRMLRIEENNDLKVALEDED
- a CDS encoding succinate dehydrogenase iron-sulfur subunit — encoded protein: MVQFTLPKNSKVKQGKVWPHPKGAVNLTELRIYRWDPEDGHNPRIDTYYVDRGDCGPMVLDGLIWIKNKVDPTLTFRRSCREGICGSCAMNIDGVNTLACTKGMDEVKGVIKIYPLPHMPVVKDLVPDLTAIYAQHAAIDPWLKTVTPAPEKEWEQTHDDRAKLDGLYECILCFCCSTSCPSYWWNADRYLGPAVLLQAYRWIIDSRDEYTGERLDHVEDPFRLYRCHTILNCSKACPKGLNPAKAIAEIKKLLVERQT